Proteins encoded within one genomic window of Dasypus novemcinctus isolate mDasNov1 chromosome 17, mDasNov1.1.hap2, whole genome shotgun sequence:
- the EPCAM gene encoding epithelial cell adhesion molecule, which translates to MAPPRVLAFGLVLAAATAALAAAQKECICENYKLTTNCSVNINGQCQCVSIGTQNTVICSKLATKCLVMKAEMTGSKTGRRAKPEGAIQNNDGLYDPDCDEKGLFKARQCNGTATCWCVNTAGVRRTDKNTEITCSERVRTYWIIIELKHKTREKPYDVESLRYALETAITTRYQLDPKYITNILYENDVITIDLVQNSSQKTQNDVDIADVAYYFEKDVKGESLFHSNNMDLKVNGEQLDLDPGQTLIYYVDEKSPEFSMQGLQAGIIAVIVVVTIAIIAGIVVLVISRKKRGAKAKYEKAEIKEMGEMHRELNA; encoded by the exons ATGGCGCCCCCCCGGGTTCTCGCCTTCGGTCTCGTGCTCGCGGCAGCGACGGCGGCACTGGCCGCGGCTCAGAAAG aatGTATCTGTGAAAACTACAAGCTGACCACAAACTGCTCTGTGAACATCAATGGTCAATGCCAGTGTGTTTCAATTGGTACACAAAATACTGTCATTTGCTCAAAAT TGGCTACCAAATGTTTGGTGATGAAGGCGGAAATGACTGGCTCAAAGACTGGAAGAAGAGCGAAGCCTGAAGGGGCGATCCAGAACAATGATGGGCTTTATGACCCTGACTGTGATGAGAAGGGACTCTTTAAAGCCAGGCAGTGCAATGGCACCGCCACGTGCTGGTGTGTGAACACTGCCGGGGTCCGAAGAACCGATAAGAACACCGAAATAACGTGCTCTGAACGTGTGAGGACCTA CTGGATCATCATTgaattaaaacacaaaacaagaGAAAAACCTTATGATGTTGAAAGTTTGCGGTA TGCTCTTGAGACAGCAATCACAACTCGTTATCAACTGGATccaaaatatatcacaaatatTCTG TATGAAAATGATGTTATCACTATTGACCTGGTACAAAATTCTTCTCAGAAAACTCAGAATGATGTGGACATAGCTGACGTAgcttattattttgaaaaagat GTTAAAGGTGAATCCTTATTTCATTCCAATAACATGGACCTGAAAGTAAACGGGGAACAACTAGATCTGGATCCTGGTCAAACTTTAATTTACTATGTTGATGAAAAGTCACCTGAGTTTTCAATGCAGGGTCTACAAGCTGGTATTATTGCTGTCATTGTGGTTGTGACAATAGCAATTATTGCTGGAATTGTTGTGCTG